In one Fusobacterium sp. IOR10 genomic region, the following are encoded:
- a CDS encoding phosphatidate cytidylyltransferase, translated as MLSRILVAILGIPILIYIFYVGGFPLLVFSNVIIGIGLYEFYKMSEEIGNKPYLKIGILTGLLIPNFIYFSNFLENKINLFSPLIFIFILIMIMRMGKSQIENTSRDVGITLLGIFYISVLFSHILLLEKLPNGGKLILLIQISVWVCDSAAYFVGMKFGRKFFKEGLSKISPKKSKEGTIGGILFTTITVIILNSLFNILDVNIILILFLGLIISITAQIGDLAESMFKREFKIKDSGKLLGEHGGILDRFDSMIFVLPVVYNLLKIFIY; from the coding sequence ATGTTAAGTAGGATATTAGTAGCAATATTAGGTATACCTATACTAATATATATTTTTTATGTGGGGGGATTTCCTTTATTAGTTTTTTCTAATGTAATTATAGGGATCGGTCTATACGAATTTTATAAAATGTCAGAAGAGATAGGGAACAAACCGTATTTAAAAATAGGAATTTTAACAGGACTGTTAATTCCAAATTTTATTTACTTTTCAAATTTTTTAGAAAATAAAATTAATTTATTTTCACCATTAATATTTATATTTATATTAATAATGATAATGAGAATGGGTAAAAGTCAAATAGAAAATACAAGTAGAGATGTAGGGATAACCCTTTTAGGAATATTTTATATATCAGTTTTATTTAGTCATATATTATTATTGGAAAAATTACCAAATGGTGGGAAATTAATTCTTTTAATTCAAATTTCAGTATGGGTATGTGATAGTGCAGCATATTTTGTAGGAATGAAATTTGGAAGAAAATTTTTTAAAGAAGGACTTTCTAAAATTAGTCCTAAAAAATCAAAGGAAGGAACAATTGGAGGTATATTATTTACAACTATCACAGTTATAATATTAAATAGCTTATTTAATATTCTGGATGTAAATATAATTTTAATTTTATTTTTAGGTTTAATTATAAGTATTACAGCTCAAATTGGAGATTTAGCAGAGTCAATGTTTAAAAGAGAATTTAAAATAAAAGATTCAGGAAAATTATTAGGGGAACATGGTGGTATTTTAGATAGATTCGATAGTATGATTTTTGTTCTTCCAGTTGTTTATAATTTATTAAAAATATTTATTTATTAG
- the dxr gene encoding 1-deoxy-D-xylulose-5-phosphate reductoisomerase has translation MKNIVILGSTGSIGTNALEIIRNKREEFKVLALSGHSNYDLLIEQIEEFSPKYVSIGSEVGYDKITKKFPKLKVFLGREGLKKLGQLLEMDIILISVTGAIGIEATVEAIKLEKRIALANKETMVAGGSYINKLLKKYPKAEIIPVDSEHSAIFQSLLSGKKKDVQNIIITASGGTFRGKSRKDLENIKVSEALKHPNWSMGKKITIDSSTLVNKGLEVIEAHELFGVDYDKIKVIVHPESIVHSLVEFKDGAVIAQLGVTDMKLPIQLAFTYPDRESSLALEHLDLLKIKNLTFEEPDREVFKGLDLAFKAGKIGKSMPTVLNAANEVAVELFMKEEIKFLEIYDIIEEAMKNHTIKDVENLEDILKIDLETRNWVYKNFKK, from the coding sequence ATGAAGAATATAGTTATATTAGGATCTACAGGTAGCATTGGAACAAACGCTTTGGAAATTATCAGAAATAAAAGAGAAGAATTTAAAGTATTAGCTTTAAGTGGGCATAGTAACTACGATTTATTAATAGAGCAAATAGAAGAATTTTCTCCTAAATATGTATCAATAGGAAGTGAAGTTGGATACGATAAAATCACAAAAAAATTTCCTAAATTAAAAGTTTTTTTAGGAAGAGAAGGGTTAAAAAAATTAGGTCAATTATTGGAAATGGATATTATTTTAATTTCAGTAACAGGAGCTATAGGTATAGAAGCAACAGTTGAAGCAATTAAATTAGAAAAAAGAATAGCTTTAGCAAATAAAGAAACAATGGTTGCAGGTGGGAGTTATATAAATAAATTATTAAAAAAATACCCAAAAGCAGAGATAATACCAGTTGATAGCGAACATTCAGCTATATTTCAATCATTACTTTCTGGAAAAAAGAAAGATGTTCAGAATATAATTATAACAGCCAGTGGTGGAACTTTTAGAGGAAAAAGTAGAAAAGACTTAGAAAATATAAAAGTATCAGAAGCGTTAAAACATCCAAATTGGTCAATGGGGAAAAAAATAACAATAGACTCATCCACTCTAGTAAATAAAGGTTTAGAAGTTATAGAAGCACATGAATTGTTTGGAGTTGACTATGATAAAATAAAAGTTATAGTACATCCAGAAAGCATTGTTCATTCTTTGGTAGAATTTAAAGATGGAGCTGTAATCGCACAACTGGGAGTAACTGATATGAAACTTCCAATTCAATTAGCTTTTACATATCCAGATAGAGAAAGTAGCTTAGCTTTGGAACATTTAGATTTATTGAAAATTAAAAATTTAACTTTTGAAGAACCTGATAGAGAGGTTTTTAAGGGATTAGATTTAGCATTTAAAGCTGGAAAAATTGGGAAATCTATGCCAACAGTTTTAAATGCAGCAAATGAAGTTGCTGTTGAATTATTTATGAAAGAAGAAATAAAATTTTTAGAAATATATGATATTATAGAAGAAGCAATGAAAAATCATACAATTAAAGATGTAGAAAATTTAGAAGACATTTTAAAGATAGATTTAGAAACAAGAAACTGGGTTTATAAAAATTTCAAAAAATAA
- a CDS encoding thymidylate kinase: MGKIIVIEGTDSSGKETQTEELYKKFKKEGYNVRKISFPNYKSPACEPVKMYLAGEFGETALDVNPYPVSTMFAIDRYASYKKDWEDFYNNGGIIITDRYVQSNMIHQASKIENKTEKNKFISWLEDLEFDKIGIPRADLVVFINMPLKFAKELMEKRNNKITGKSEKDIHEKDDIYMKKSYDNACEIAKIKDWKEIKCEKENKLKSIEEISNNIYAVVKSNVFGG; this comes from the coding sequence ATGGGAAAAATTATAGTTATAGAGGGAACAGACTCAAGCGGAAAAGAAACACAGACAGAAGAATTATATAAGAAATTTAAAAAAGAAGGATATAATGTAAGAAAAATAAGTTTTCCAAATTATAAAAGTCCTGCTTGTGAACCAGTTAAAATGTATTTAGCTGGAGAGTTTGGGGAAACAGCTTTAGATGTAAATCCTTATCCTGTTTCAACAATGTTTGCAATAGATAGATATGCTTCTTACAAAAAAGATTGGGAAGATTTTTATAATAATGGAGGAATAATAATTACAGATAGATATGTTCAGTCAAATATGATTCATCAAGCTTCTAAAATAGAAAATAAAACTGAAAAAAATAAATTTATAAGTTGGTTAGAAGATTTGGAATTTGATAAGATAGGTATTCCTAGAGCAGATTTAGTAGTTTTTATAAATATGCCTCTAAAATTTGCCAAGGAACTTATGGAAAAAAGAAATAATAAAATAACAGGAAAATCAGAAAAAGATATACATGAAAAAGATGATATTTATATGAAAAAATCATATGATAATGCATGTGAAATAGCTAAAATTAAAGACTGGAAAGAAATAAAATGTGAAAAAGAAAATAAATTAAAATCAATTGAAGAAATATCAAATAATATATATGCTGTTGTAAAATCTAATGTTTTTGGAGGGTAA
- a CDS encoding RIP metalloprotease — translation MKIIISLIVLGIVIIIHELGHFLSAKFFKIPVSEFSIGMGPEVYTYDGDRTKYSFRAIPIGGYVNIKGMEIGDDIENGFNKKNPFVRFIVLIAGVFMNFLLAYVILFGMYYSSGEIILNNKPIIGQVLERQSNYKNPLKVNDKILKINDEKIVEWNDIKTSVYNLKNKGQAVNILVLRDNQEKNIQVKLEKNDRNNEYYFGIIPEYTVRKNGVLKTLKLSSQGFVETFKQIFLGFEKLVKGEVNKKEISGPIGIINIVGEASQNGIGSLVWLVAILSINIGIFNLLPFPALDGGRILFIILELLGIKIDKEKEESIHKVGMIMLFLLIIFVTTNDFFNLGN, via the coding sequence ATGAAGATAATAATTTCTCTTATTGTACTAGGTATAGTTATAATAATACATGAATTAGGCCATTTTTTAAGTGCTAAATTTTTTAAAATACCAGTTTCTGAATTTTCAATAGGAATGGGACCAGAAGTTTATACTTATGATGGAGATAGAACAAAGTATTCTTTTAGAGCGATTCCCATTGGCGGGTATGTGAATATAAAAGGAATGGAGATAGGAGACGATATTGAAAATGGTTTTAATAAAAAAAATCCCTTTGTAAGATTTATTGTTTTAATTGCAGGTGTTTTTATGAACTTTTTGTTAGCATATGTTATTTTATTTGGAATGTATTATTCTAGTGGAGAAATCATTTTAAATAATAAACCGATTATAGGCCAAGTCTTAGAAAGACAAAGTAATTATAAAAATCCTTTGAAAGTAAATGATAAAATTTTGAAAATAAATGATGAAAAAATAGTAGAATGGAATGATATAAAAACTTCTGTTTATAATTTGAAAAACAAAGGACAAGCTGTAAATATATTAGTTTTAAGGGATAATCAAGAAAAAAATATACAAGTGAAGTTAGAGAAAAACGATAGAAATAATGAGTATTATTTTGGAATAATTCCTGAATATACAGTGAGAAAGAATGGAGTATTAAAAACATTGAAATTATCTTCCCAAGGATTTGTAGAGACTTTTAAACAAATTTTTCTAGGTTTTGAAAAACTAGTTAAAGGAGAAGTGAACAAAAAAGAAATAAGTGGACCTATTGGAATAATAAATATAGTAGGGGAAGCTAGTCAAAATGGTATAGGATCATTAGTTTGGTTGGTAGCAATATTATCTATAAATATAGGAATTTTTAATTTATTACCATTTCCTGCATTAGATGGTGGAAGAATATTATTTATTATTTTAGAATTGTTAGGAATAAAAATAGATAAAGAGAAAGAAGAAAGTATTCATAAGGTAGGAATGATAATGTTATTTCTTTTAATAATATTTGTTACGACAAATGATTTTTTTAATTTAGGTAACTAG
- a CDS encoding sigma-54 dependent transcriptional regulator, with product MKKSILAISERKEVLKEIRKELLKYYEVITFNNLLDGLDMLRESDFDVVLLDQYLTWFNFSDAKKKLNGVGKEFVTIGLVDEETEEILEELNKAKIYSYSLKPIKGEEIVKLIKPALENVENTKKYKKLQEKFNELEEQKEIVGQSSKIKEVKVKIDKMASTDLPILITGEAGVGKTLVAREIYKKSDRRKKDFITINCGTMTSENLERELFGYDRGAFSGALSSKKGVLEELDGGTLFLDEIAGVENKIQSKILRVVEYGEYKKVGGTRSKRTDVRFIVSTDKDLREEVEKGKFRKDLYHRLTGFKVEVPPLRERKEDIPLLANYFINGIAKDLNKSIPVLSGEVMKYLMEYSFPGNIRELRNMLERMIILSDDKIIGIENLPLEIKMKSDTVENKTVIGLGPLKEILEKEIFSLDEVEKVVIAMALQRTRWNKQETAKILGIGRTTLYEKIRKYKLDDK from the coding sequence ATGAAAAAATCGATTTTAGCGATATCAGAGAGAAAAGAAGTATTAAAAGAAATAAGAAAAGAACTTTTAAAGTATTATGAAGTTATAACATTTAATAATTTATTAGATGGGCTAGATATGTTAAGAGAAAGTGATTTTGATGTGGTTTTATTAGATCAATATTTAACTTGGTTCAATTTTTCAGATGCAAAGAAAAAATTAAATGGAGTAGGGAAAGAATTTGTAACAATTGGTTTGGTAGATGAAGAAACAGAAGAAATCTTAGAAGAATTAAATAAAGCTAAAATATACAGCTATTCCTTAAAACCAATAAAGGGTGAAGAAATAGTAAAATTAATAAAACCTGCATTGGAAAATGTTGAGAACACAAAAAAATATAAAAAATTACAAGAAAAATTTAATGAATTGGAAGAACAAAAAGAGATAGTTGGTCAATCTTCTAAAATTAAAGAAGTGAAAGTGAAAATAGATAAAATGGCTTCTACAGATTTACCTATATTAATCACAGGAGAAGCAGGCGTAGGAAAAACTCTAGTGGCTAGAGAAATTTATAAAAAAAGTGATAGAAGAAAAAAAGATTTCATAACTATAAATTGTGGAACAATGACAAGTGAAAATTTAGAGAGAGAATTGTTTGGTTATGATAGAGGAGCTTTTTCAGGAGCCCTTTCTTCAAAAAAAGGAGTACTAGAAGAATTAGATGGTGGCACTCTATTTTTAGATGAAATAGCAGGAGTAGAAAATAAGATACAATCAAAAATATTAAGAGTTGTAGAATATGGTGAATATAAAAAAGTTGGTGGAACTAGATCTAAAAGAACAGATGTAAGATTTATAGTTTCAACAGATAAAGATTTAAGAGAAGAAGTGGAAAAAGGAAAATTTAGAAAAGATTTATATCATAGATTAACTGGATTTAAAGTAGAGGTTCCACCTTTAAGAGAAAGAAAAGAAGATATTCCTCTATTGGCAAATTATTTTATAAATGGGATAGCAAAGGATTTAAATAAATCTATACCAGTTCTTTCAGGAGAAGTTATGAAATATTTAATGGAATATTCATTTCCTGGAAATATAAGAGAATTAAGAAATATGTTAGAAAGAATGATAATATTATCAGACGATAAAATTATAGGAATAGAAAATTTACCGTTGGAAATCAAAATGAAATCAGATACTGTGGAAAATAAAACTGTAATAGGATTAGGTCCTCTTAAAGAAATATTAGAAAAAGAAATATTTAGTTTAGACGAAGTAGAAAAAGTTGTAATAGCAATGGCTTTACAAAGAACTAGATGGAATAAACAAGAAACTGCAAAAATATTAGGAATAGGAAGAACAACTTTATATGAAAAAATTAGAAAGTATAAACTAGATGACAAATAA
- a CDS encoding peptidylprolyl isomerase, whose translation MAIRKFRKKMKVITYVITIAFVVSSLALYIITQMGYSQTKNYAFKLNDNKISFNDIARNKYILSRGNGTKVDENIYEVLALNKTIEEELTQQLADKLKIKISNREVNKEYFKIEKSVNDKKQFKRMIKAQGYTKASLKKEIRKNLRAMKVIEYYVENAKVSENDILTVYNENKDTIFQGKDLEAVKEEIKESLLKEEGNKEYLKEINNLKQSMKIEDIREQIKNNFEKKALDKNGVEFSNVEYDEIILGFANSGLEEAKAKEKAESYLENQAKLLNLAKEYKIVLEESLPINLRVREAYKEIFQTLKTNVSYTEEDLKKFFKENRSNYDIYASVNSYIAELQISPSLMDKKTAHGKAEKILEEVNVDNFANMAKKISEGPSSKNGGDLGTFSKETMVKEFSDAVFKGKVGEIYPEVVDTIFGSHIIYVTEKDEKAGTARASHILIKNKISDATISEYLKIAEESAEKISSGDIKFTDLPKDKYTLNSLYKNINEAGYIPGLEFNEELVNEIYKSPLNKVSYEKIDKKIYIFKKIKEISFKKAEYNNVKSKVKEDYIIKKATEALADQLK comes from the coding sequence ATGGCTATAAGAAAATTCAGAAAAAAAATGAAAGTAATTACTTATGTTATAACAATAGCATTTGTCGTTTCATCACTAGCATTGTATATAATAACTCAAATGGGTTATTCACAAACAAAGAATTACGCATTTAAATTAAATGATAATAAAATAAGTTTTAATGACATTGCAAGAAATAAATATATACTTTCAAGAGGAAATGGAACTAAAGTTGATGAAAATATATATGAAGTATTAGCTTTAAATAAAACAATTGAAGAAGAATTAACACAACAGTTAGCAGACAAGTTAAAAATAAAAATATCAAACAGGGAAGTAAATAAAGAATATTTTAAGATAGAAAAGAGTGTTAATGATAAAAAACAATTTAAAAGAATGATTAAAGCTCAAGGTTATACAAAGGCTTCTTTAAAAAAAGAAATAAGAAAAAATTTAAGAGCTATGAAGGTTATAGAATATTATGTTGAAAATGCAAAGGTTTCAGAAAATGATATATTAACTGTTTATAATGAAAATAAAGATACTATTTTTCAAGGTAAGGATTTAGAGGCTGTTAAAGAAGAAATAAAAGAATCTTTATTAAAAGAAGAAGGAAATAAAGAATATTTAAAAGAGATTAACAATCTAAAACAATCTATGAAAATAGAAGATATTAGAGAACAGATTAAAAATAATTTTGAGAAGAAAGCATTGGATAAAAATGGAGTAGAATTTTCTAATGTTGAGTATGATGAAATAATTTTAGGATTTGCTAATAGTGGCTTAGAAGAAGCAAAGGCAAAAGAAAAAGCAGAGTCTTATTTAGAAAATCAAGCTAAATTATTAAATTTAGCTAAGGAATATAAAATAGTTCTTGAAGAAAGTTTGCCTATTAATTTAAGAGTAAGAGAAGCTTATAAAGAAATTTTTCAAACTTTAAAAACTAATGTTAGTTATACAGAAGAAGATTTAAAGAAATTTTTTAAAGAAAATAGAAGTAATTATGATATATATGCTTCAGTAAACTCTTATATAGCAGAATTACAAATAAGTCCTTCTTTAATGGATAAAAAAACAGCTCACGGAAAAGCTGAAAAAATATTAGAAGAAGTTAATGTAGATAATTTTGCAAATATGGCTAAGAAAATTTCAGAAGGGCCAAGTTCTAAAAATGGTGGAGATTTGGGAACTTTCTCCAAAGAAACAATGGTTAAAGAATTTTCAGATGCAGTATTTAAAGGTAAAGTAGGAGAAATATATCCAGAGGTAGTGGACACTATTTTTGGTTCTCATATAATATATGTAACAGAAAAAGATGAAAAAGCTGGAACAGCAAGAGCAAGTCATATTTTAATAAAAAATAAAATATCAGATGCAACAATTTCAGAATATTTAAAAATAGCTGAAGAATCTGCTGAAAAAATATCAAGTGGAGATATTAAATTTACAGATTTACCTAAGGACAAATACACATTAAATTCATTGTATAAAAATATAAATGAGGCAGGATATATTCCTGGGTTGGAATTTAATGAAGAATTAGTAAATGAAATCTATAAATCTCCATTAAATAAAGTTTCATATGAAAAAATTGATAAAAAGATATATATATTCAAAAAAATAAAAGAGATATCTTTTAAAAAAGCTGAATATAATAATGTCAAGTCGAAGGTAAAAGAAGACTACATTATCAAGAAAGCAACAGAAGCACTAGCAGATCAGCTAAAATAA
- the dnaG gene encoding DNA primase, whose protein sequence is MKYYSEDVDKLIDELKIEDVIGDIVPLKRTGANYKGLCPFHPDTNPSFVVSPSKKICKCFVCGAGGNVIKFYSMYYKISFEESIEALSKKYNISLRVYSKNKVRDEKDEKYYKIMKTAHKFYQDKIFENEGQIALEYFSNRGITPKIIRESMLGYAPSSWDSLYNFLVTKGYDKEDIVTLGLAKKGEKGIYDSFRNRVMFPIYSIKGDIIAFGGRSLENRKEVPKYINSSDTPIFKKGKNLYGIKNRGSILKKKNYALLMEGYMDVLSAHNYGFDVAVASLGTAFTYEQGNLLKKYTKNVILSLDMDNAGQMATEKTAFILKNLGFNIRVLKLDNAKDPDEFLNKFGKDKFLKAVKNSLEIFDFLFEIYSKEYDLSNIMSKEKFLDRFKEFFKNVESILERNLYLDRLSKILNIDKKILEEILIKKNKFIQLKNNEEIYFKKEKISKNKISHLEELTIELILANVDYYKYFKDKKIESILCKKLFYYFENKISDGEEIKSKDLKEFFNSQDITKEEKEEIFIFNCRSIEFSDKEKLEENLKEVYKSWFIKEIKESQKIRRSIVMTTKLKKIESELYRDTKFENLLKEYDNFKNILIENDVL, encoded by the coding sequence ATGAAATATTATTCAGAGGATGTAGATAAACTAATTGACGAGTTAAAGATAGAAGATGTTATAGGTGATATAGTTCCTTTAAAAAGAACAGGTGCTAATTATAAAGGGTTATGTCCATTTCATCCAGATACAAATCCTTCCTTTGTAGTAAGTCCGAGCAAAAAAATATGCAAATGTTTTGTTTGTGGAGCAGGTGGGAATGTAATAAAATTTTATTCTATGTACTATAAAATATCTTTTGAAGAATCCATAGAGGCTCTTTCTAAAAAATATAATATTTCTTTAAGAGTTTATTCTAAAAATAAGGTTAGAGATGAAAAAGATGAAAAATATTATAAAATAATGAAAACTGCCCATAAATTTTATCAAGATAAAATATTTGAAAACGAGGGACAAATTGCATTGGAATACTTTTCAAATAGAGGGATAACTCCTAAAATCATAAGAGAAAGTATGCTGGGATATGCACCAAGTTCTTGGGATAGTTTATATAATTTTTTAGTAACAAAAGGATATGATAAAGAAGATATTGTTACCTTAGGTCTTGCAAAAAAAGGAGAAAAAGGCATATATGATTCTTTTAGAAATAGAGTTATGTTTCCTATTTATTCTATTAAAGGTGATATTATAGCTTTTGGGGGAAGAAGTTTAGAAAACAGAAAAGAAGTTCCAAAATATATTAATTCTTCAGATACTCCTATATTTAAAAAAGGTAAAAATTTATATGGAATAAAGAATAGAGGTAGTATTTTAAAAAAGAAAAACTACGCTTTATTAATGGAAGGATATATGGATGTTCTTTCAGCTCACAATTATGGATTTGATGTGGCTGTGGCTTCATTAGGAACAGCTTTTACTTATGAACAAGGAAATCTTTTAAAAAAATATACTAAAAATGTAATTTTATCCTTGGATATGGATAATGCAGGGCAAATGGCAACAGAAAAAACAGCCTTTATATTAAAAAATTTAGGATTTAATATAAGAGTTTTAAAGTTGGATAATGCTAAAGATCCAGATGAATTTTTAAATAAATTTGGTAAGGATAAATTTTTAAAAGCAGTTAAAAATTCTTTAGAAATTTTTGATTTTCTCTTTGAAATTTATTCTAAAGAATATGATTTGTCTAATATAATGTCTAAAGAAAAGTTCCTAGATAGATTTAAAGAATTCTTTAAAAATGTGGAGTCGATATTAGAAAGAAATTTGTATCTAGATAGGTTATCAAAAATTTTAAATATTGACAAAAAAATATTAGAAGAAATATTGATAAAAAAAAATAAGTTTATACAGTTGAAGAACAATGAAGAAATTTATTTTAAAAAAGAAAAAATAAGTAAAAATAAAATTAGTCATTTGGAAGAATTGACAATTGAATTAATTTTAGCTAATGTAGATTACTATAAATATTTTAAAGATAAAAAAATTGAGTCTATTTTATGTAAAAAATTGTTCTATTATTTTGAAAATAAAATAAGTGATGGAGAAGAGATAAAGTCTAAAGATTTAAAAGAATTTTTTAATTCTCAAGACATTACAAAAGAAGAAAAAGAAGAGATTTTTATTTTTAATTGTCGTTCTATAGAATTTTCAGATAAGGAAAAATTAGAAGAAAATCTTAAAGAAGTATATAAATCTTGGTTTATAAAAGAAATAAAAGAGTCTCAAAAAATAAGAAGAAGTATAGTTATGACAACTAAACTAAAAAAGATAGAATCTGAATTGTATAGGGATACAAAATTTGAAAATCTTTTAAAAGAGTATGATAATTTTAAAAATATTTTAATAGAGAATGATGTGTTATAG
- the rpoD gene encoding RNA polymerase sigma factor RpoD, protein MKELVKNEKVLILLRKAMKDNIVTYEEINRELKEELSLENIQRLIEGMIDQGIEIIREEDLKIREKLKKSSKKVRKEKVVKADKNSRKSTTDMKEFENAEFKDLSANELEDMEEYAKEDAASYEEYIASLSTAMGVDEPIKMYLREIGQIPLLTHAEEIDYAKRAYEGDDYAVKQLVEANLRLVVSIAKKHTNRGLKLLDLIQEGNIGLMKAVEKFEYTKGYKFSTYATWWIRQAITRAIADQGRTIRIPVHMIETINKIKKEARIYLQETGRDAKAEVLASRLGMEVEKVKAIQEMNQDPISLETPVGSEEDSELGDFVEDNKMLTPYEETNRVLLREQLDEVLDSLNSREKQVLRYRYGLDDGAPKTLEEVGKIFKVTRERIRQIEVKALRKLRHPSRRKKLEDFKK, encoded by the coding sequence TTGAAAGAACTTGTAAAAAATGAGAAAGTTTTAATTCTTCTTCGTAAAGCTATGAAAGATAATATAGTTACCTACGAAGAAATTAACAGAGAATTAAAAGAGGAATTATCTCTTGAAAATATACAACGTTTAATTGAAGGTATGATTGATCAAGGAATAGAAATAATAAGAGAAGAAGATTTAAAAATAAGGGAAAAATTAAAAAAATCTTCTAAAAAAGTTAGGAAAGAAAAAGTTGTAAAAGCTGATAAGAATTCTAGAAAAAGTACTACAGATATGAAAGAATTTGAAAATGCTGAGTTTAAGGATTTAAGCGCTAATGAATTGGAAGATATGGAAGAATACGCTAAGGAAGATGCAGCTTCTTATGAAGAATATATTGCAAGTTTATCAACTGCTATGGGAGTAGACGAACCAATAAAAATGTATTTAAGAGAAATAGGACAAATTCCATTGTTAACTCATGCAGAGGAAATTGATTATGCAAAAAGAGCCTACGAAGGTGATGACTATGCAGTAAAACAATTAGTTGAAGCTAATTTAAGACTAGTTGTAAGTATCGCTAAAAAACATACAAATAGAGGATTAAAATTATTAGATTTAATTCAAGAGGGTAACATAGGATTAATGAAGGCAGTTGAGAAATTCGAGTACACAAAGGGGTATAAATTTTCTACTTATGCTACTTGGTGGATAAGACAAGCAATAACTAGAGCAATAGCAGATCAAGGAAGGACAATAAGAATACCTGTCCATATGATTGAAACTATAAATAAAATAAAAAAAGAAGCAAGAATTTATCTTCAAGAAACAGGAAGAGATGCCAAAGCTGAAGTTTTAGCAAGCAGGTTAGGTATGGAAGTTGAAAAAGTTAAGGCTATTCAAGAAATGAATCAAGATCCAATTTCACTAGAGACTCCTGTTGGTAGTGAAGAAGATAGTGAATTAGGAGATTTTGTAGAGGATAATAAAATGTTAACTCCTTACGAGGAAACAAATAGAGTATTATTAAGAGAACAATTAGACGAAGTTTTAGATAGTTTAAATAGTAGAGAAAAACAAGTTTTAAGATATAGATATGGTCTTGATGATGGAGCTCCCAAAACTCTAGAGGAAGTTGGAAAAATATTTAAGGTAACTAGAGAGAGAATAAGGCAAATAGAGGTTAAAGCCCTTAGAAAATTAAGACATCCAAGCAGAAGGAAAAAATTAGAAGATTTTAAAAAATAG
- a CDS encoding sigma factor — protein sequence MLIENFSKLVSKKYRDDIDFDKFITENKDFQVEFEREDDSLKFQKKLLAYDYGEVLEYLEDISLNETLSAEESIELFKNNNEESIEKIILDNICDIAVISLNFCKRGIEFLELTQEGMIGVLKGINNYSLEKGDFKRYLRNWISREISIYIEDRFLQQKAEFKYYLENTNNEELDLTNEEKKEKLEEINKLRIEDIPFTINNLEIRLLKLYFGLNKSKRFSIYEIEKELNLEKGKGEEEFYKILIRLSIIDGGMFLI from the coding sequence ATGTTAATAGAAAATTTTAGTAAATTAGTGAGCAAGAAATATAGAGATGATATTGATTTTGATAAATTTATAACTGAAAATAAAGACTTTCAAGTTGAATTTGAAAGGGAGGATGATTCTTTAAAATTTCAAAAAAAATTATTAGCTTATGATTATGGGGAAGTTTTAGAGTATTTAGAAGATATTAGTTTAAATGAAACCCTATCAGCTGAAGAATCAATAGAGTTATTTAAAAATAATAATGAAGAAAGCATAGAAAAAATAATTTTGGATAATATTTGTGATATAGCTGTGATATCATTAAACTTTTGTAAGAGAGGAATAGAATTTTTAGAACTTACTCAAGAGGGAATGATAGGTGTTTTAAAGGGAATAAATAATTATTCTTTAGAAAAGGGAGATTTCAAAAGATATTTAAGAAACTGGATATCTAGAGAAATATCAATTTATATTGAAGATAGATTTTTACAACAAAAAGCTGAATTTAAATATTATTTAGAAAATACAAATAATGAAGAGTTAGATTTAACAAATGAAGAAAAAAAAGAAAAATTAGAAGAAATCAATAAATTAAGAATAGAAGATATTCCATTTACAATAAATAATTTAGAAATAAGATTATTAAAATTATACTTTGGATTAAATAAAAGCAAAAGATTCTCAATTTATGAAATAGAAAAGGAATTAAATTTAGAAAAAGGAAAGGGAGAAGAAGAATTTTATAAAATATTAATAAGATTATCAATCATTGATGGAGGGATGTTTTTAATATGA